In Streptomyces nodosus, one DNA window encodes the following:
- a CDS encoding sensor histidine kinase, with the protein MPGPLSPLIRAVTYTRWVHLLMGAIVPLACAMVHPGLHDPSPADWALIAVLPLPLAAAVALAPSVRRAEGLQARLMLFPGPHARTGGAEDPGVSAVPSATWSDRVRTGVWLVLRLEAGLAMALVTGQLMALSLSLAGAAAGDPGPAGPLLRPSGTGWRYALLTPVPVLVLVAVAAGAGALMARAARRLLGPSVRERLAASEERTEQLLERNRIARELHDSIGHALTLAVVQAGAARAAADPEFTDRALETVEETGRAALEDLERVLLLLREGPRPTSSRPALVEAHRLLDSARSSGAQVDAEVTGPLERVPGPVSREGYRMLQEGLTNVLRHAGPVPIRVRIAVQEARLRLEVRNPLAAAASANGTESGSGLCGIRERATLLGGEARAGRQGDQWLLRVDLPLR; encoded by the coding sequence ATGCCGGGCCCTCTGTCGCCGCTCATCCGTGCGGTCACCTACACCCGTTGGGTTCATCTGCTGATGGGCGCGATCGTGCCGTTGGCCTGCGCCATGGTCCATCCCGGTCTGCACGACCCCTCGCCTGCCGACTGGGCGCTGATCGCGGTCCTCCCGCTGCCCCTGGCCGCGGCCGTGGCCCTGGCGCCCTCTGTTCGCCGTGCGGAGGGCTTGCAGGCACGGCTGATGCTGTTCCCCGGGCCGCACGCCCGCACAGGCGGCGCCGAGGATCCCGGTGTCTCCGCCGTGCCGTCCGCGACGTGGAGCGACCGGGTCAGAACCGGTGTCTGGCTGGTGCTGCGTCTGGAGGCGGGACTCGCCATGGCGCTGGTGACGGGGCAGTTGATGGCCCTCTCCCTGTCGCTCGCGGGAGCGGCCGCCGGAGATCCCGGTCCGGCCGGCCCGCTCCTGCGCCCGTCCGGTACGGGGTGGAGGTACGCCCTGCTGACACCGGTGCCCGTGCTGGTGCTGGTCGCGGTGGCCGCAGGCGCCGGTGCCCTCATGGCCCGGGCGGCCCGCCGGCTGCTCGGGCCCTCGGTCAGGGAACGTCTGGCCGCGTCGGAGGAGCGCACCGAGCAGCTCCTGGAACGCAACCGCATCGCCCGGGAGCTGCACGACTCCATCGGCCACGCGCTCACCCTGGCGGTCGTGCAGGCGGGTGCGGCCCGGGCCGCCGCGGACCCGGAGTTCACGGACCGGGCCCTGGAGACCGTCGAGGAGACGGGACGGGCCGCGCTGGAGGACCTGGAACGGGTGCTCCTCCTGCTGCGCGAAGGGCCGCGGCCGACGAGCTCCCGGCCGGCCCTCGTCGAGGCGCACCGTCTGCTGGACTCCGCGCGGTCCTCGGGCGCCCAGGTCGACGCCGAGGTGACCGGACCGCTGGAGCGGGTGCCGGGACCGGTCTCCCGGGAGGGCTACCGGATGCTCCAGGAGGGCCTGACCAATGTGCTGCGGCATGCGGGCCCCGTCCCGATCCGTGTCCGTATCGCGGTGCAGGAGGCACGGCTGCGTCTCGAGGTGCGCAATCCGCTGGCCGCGGCCGCGTCGGCGAACGGCACGGAGAGCGGCAGCGGACTGTGCGGGATCCGCGAGCGTGCCACGCTGCTCGGCGGCGAGGCCCGGGCGGGACGGCAGGGCGACCAGTGGCTGCTGCGGGTCGACCTGCCGCTGCGGTGA
- the erm gene encoding ErmE/ErmH/ErmO/ErmR family 23S rRNA (adenine(2058)-N(6))-methyltransferase — MARPSHTSRALSQNFLADRATAEHLARLAVPLPGDRPLVLEVGAGQGALTVALAPRCRSLRAYEIDHRLVPGLRARFRNVPHIDVVSGDFLRARPPQEPFSVAGNVPYSRTADIVAWCLRAPALTDATLLTQLEYARKRTGDYGRWTLLTVRSWPRHEWRLVARVGRTRFRPVPRVDAGVIRIERRRTPLLAPVHHDGWCRLVELGFSGVGGSLHASLRRAHPRHRVDAAFRAAGLDRGVLVGEVPPERWLTLHQVLTV; from the coding sequence ATGGCCCGCCCCTCGCACACCTCCCGGGCGCTGTCGCAGAACTTCCTCGCCGACCGCGCCACCGCCGAACATCTCGCCCGGCTCGCCGTACCCCTGCCGGGCGACCGCCCCCTGGTCCTCGAAGTGGGCGCCGGCCAGGGCGCGTTGACCGTCGCGCTCGCCCCGCGCTGCCGCTCGCTGCGCGCCTATGAGATCGACCACCGACTGGTACCCGGGCTGCGCGCCCGCTTCCGGAACGTGCCGCACATCGACGTGGTCAGCGGGGACTTTCTACGGGCCCGGCCCCCGCAGGAGCCGTTCTCCGTCGCCGGGAACGTGCCGTACTCCCGCACCGCGGACATCGTCGCCTGGTGTCTGCGCGCCCCCGCCCTCACCGACGCCACCCTGCTCACCCAGCTCGAGTACGCCCGGAAGCGGACGGGGGACTACGGCCGCTGGACACTGCTCACCGTGCGCAGCTGGCCCCGCCACGAGTGGCGGCTGGTGGCGCGGGTGGGGCGTACCCGGTTCCGGCCGGTGCCCCGGGTCGACGCCGGGGTCATCCGGATCGAGCGCCGCCGCACCCCGCTGCTCGCGCCGGTTCACCACGACGGTTGGTGCCGACTGGTCGAACTGGGCTTCAGCGGGGTGGGCGGCTCGCTGCACGCCTCGCTGCGCCGGGCCCACCCCCGGCACCGGGTGGACGCCGCGTTCCGGGCCGCCGGGCTCGACCGCGGGGTGCTGGTCGGCGAGGTGCCGCCGGAGCGCTGGCTGACACTGCACCAGGTGCTGACCGTGTGA
- a CDS encoding response regulator, translating into MPLTVLLVDDEPLVRAGLRAVLEAQPDIEVVGEAADGAAVTPLVRRLRPDVVAMDVRMPLMDGIEATRAVLRTVPDPPKIVVVTTFENDEYVYGALRAGADGFLLKRARPAEIVQAVRLVAEGDSLLFPAAVRRLAASYAEQRGTTAARAVMARAALTGREEEVLRLMARGLSNAEIAARLVVGTETVKSHVSSVLAKLGARDRTQAVIAAYESGFVSPG; encoded by the coding sequence ATGCCGCTCACCGTTCTGCTGGTCGACGACGAGCCCCTGGTACGGGCGGGTCTGCGCGCCGTGCTGGAGGCTCAGCCGGACATCGAGGTGGTGGGTGAGGCGGCCGACGGTGCCGCGGTGACCCCCCTGGTCCGGCGGCTGCGTCCCGATGTGGTGGCCATGGACGTGCGGATGCCGCTGATGGACGGCATCGAGGCCACCCGCGCGGTGCTGCGCACGGTGCCGGACCCGCCGAAGATCGTGGTGGTGACGACCTTCGAGAACGACGAGTACGTCTACGGGGCGCTGCGCGCGGGCGCCGACGGTTTCCTGCTCAAGCGGGCCCGGCCCGCGGAGATCGTGCAGGCGGTACGGCTGGTCGCCGAGGGCGACTCGCTGCTGTTCCCGGCGGCGGTACGCCGGTTGGCCGCCTCGTACGCCGAGCAGCGGGGCACCACCGCGGCCCGGGCGGTCATGGCGCGTGCCGCGCTGACCGGGCGGGAGGAGGAGGTGCTGCGTCTCATGGCGCGCGGTCTGTCGAACGCGGAGATCGCCGCGCGTCTGGTGGTGGGGACCGAGACCGTCAAGTCCCATGTGAGTTCGGTCCTGGCGAAACTCGGGGCCCGGGACCGCACCCAGGCCGTCATCGCGGCCTACGAGTCCGGCTTCGTCTCCCCCGGCTGA
- a CDS encoding 3'-5' exonuclease: MSWITGPLVAFDLETTGTDIETDRIVTAALVAVDTDERRPQARTWLLDPGVPIPPQASAIHGISTEHARAHGVPAGPAIEEIASAVTAVLNSGTPLVVMNARYDLSLLDRECRRHGIEPLAGRLRGRTSPVIDPLVLDKHADRYRKGSRNLKALCEHYGVLLDDAHNAVADAVAAAHASRSLGIRHASIGTLAPAELHDLQVRAAAEQAESLQRYLRRTSDPEARVEPHWPFVPFGR, from the coding sequence ATGAGCTGGATCACCGGGCCGCTGGTGGCCTTCGACCTGGAGACCACCGGCACCGACATCGAGACGGACCGGATCGTCACCGCCGCGCTGGTCGCCGTGGACACCGACGAGCGGCGTCCACAGGCCCGGACCTGGCTGCTCGATCCCGGAGTGCCCATCCCGCCACAGGCCTCGGCGATCCACGGCATCTCCACGGAACACGCTCGTGCGCACGGGGTGCCGGCGGGGCCCGCGATCGAAGAGATCGCCTCGGCCGTCACCGCGGTGCTGAACTCGGGCACCCCGCTGGTGGTGATGAACGCGCGGTACGACCTCTCCCTGCTCGACCGTGAGTGCCGACGGCACGGGATCGAGCCGTTGGCCGGTCGACTGCGGGGAAGGACCTCGCCCGTCATCGACCCCCTGGTCCTCGACAAACACGCGGACCGCTACCGGAAGGGCTCGCGGAACCTCAAGGCCCTCTGCGAGCACTACGGAGTGCTGCTCGACGACGCCCACAACGCCGTCGCGGACGCGGTGGCCGCGGCACATGCGTCGCGATCCCTGGGAATCAGGCACGCGTCCATAGGAACGCTGGCCCCGGCGGAGCTGCACGACCTTCAGGTCCGTGCGGCAGCCGAGCAGGCGGAATCGTTGCAGAGGTATCTCCGCCGCACCTCGGACCCCGAGGCGAGAGTCGAGCCGCACTGGCCCTTCGTCCCGTTCGGCCGCTGA
- a CDS encoding phosphotransferase enzyme family protein, producing the protein MDEARAREVLAAADVLSGPAREARLIALGENAVFAAGDLVVKVGRDRELLERARRELRIALWLAEEGVPAVRAARPEAELAEGHPVTVWHRLPDPIRPAEPADLAGLLRTVHALPSPSFALPARELLGGVERWLRLAGEAIDPADAAYLRERRDGFAAAAATLTPRLVPGPIHGDALPRNVHIGPDGPVLVDLETFSSDLREHDLVVMALSHDRYGLPDEAYDSFTETYGWDVREWEGCSVLRGARETASCAWVAQHAPSNPKALAEFERRVASLRDGDESVRWYPF; encoded by the coding sequence ATGGACGAGGCTCGGGCGCGGGAGGTGCTGGCCGCGGCGGATGTGCTGTCCGGTCCGGCGCGGGAGGCGCGGCTGATCGCGCTGGGTGAGAACGCGGTGTTCGCCGCCGGGGATCTGGTCGTCAAGGTGGGCCGGGACCGCGAACTCCTGGAGCGGGCGCGGCGCGAGCTGCGGATCGCCCTGTGGCTGGCCGAGGAGGGGGTGCCCGCGGTGCGGGCCGCCCGCCCCGAGGCGGAGCTGGCCGAGGGGCACCCGGTGACCGTGTGGCACCGGCTGCCCGACCCGATACGGCCCGCCGAGCCGGCGGATCTGGCCGGGCTGCTGCGGACCGTGCATGCGCTGCCCTCCCCCTCCTTCGCGCTGCCGGCCCGTGAGCTGCTGGGCGGTGTGGAGCGCTGGCTGCGGCTCGCCGGCGAGGCGATCGACCCGGCGGACGCGGCGTATCTGCGTGAGCGCCGCGACGGGTTCGCCGCCGCGGCGGCGACGCTCACCCCGCGTCTGGTGCCGGGCCCGATCCATGGCGACGCGCTGCCCCGCAATGTGCACATCGGGCCGGACGGCCCGGTCCTGGTCGATCTGGAGACCTTCTCCTCGGATCTGCGCGAGCACGATCTGGTGGTGATGGCCCTCTCCCACGACCGCTACGGGCTCCCGGACGAGGCGTACGACTCCTTCACCGAGACCTACGGCTGGGACGTTCGTGAGTGGGAGGGCTGCTCGGTGCTCCGCGGGGCACGCGAGACGGCCAGTTGCGCCTGGGTCGCCCAGCACGCACCGAGCAACCCCAAGGCGCTGGCCGAGTTCGAGCGACGCGTCGCCTCCCTGCGGGACGGGGACGAGTCGGTCCGCTGGTACCCCTTCTGA
- the glgX gene encoding glycogen debranching protein GlgX gives MQVWPGQAYPLGATFDGAGTNFAVHSEAADRIELCLLADDGSETAVELRETDAFVRHAYLPGVMPGQRYGFRVHGPYAPARGLRCNSAKLLLDPYARAVSGTVTWGEEVYGYPFGAPDKRNDLDSAPHTMTSVVVDPAFDWGDDRRPGTEYHRTVIYEAHVKGLTMRHPALPEELRGSYAALAHLAIIEHLTDLGVTALELMPVHQFVNDHRLVDMGLTNYWGYNTIGFFAPHNAYASRGDRGQQVTEFKTAVRALHQAGIEVILDVVYNHTAEGNHLGPTLSFRGLDNPSYYRLADDPRYYTDTTGTGNSLLMRSPHVLQLIMDSLRYWVTEMHVDGFRFDLAATLARQFHEVDRLSSFFDLVQQDPVVSQVKLIAEPWDLGEGGYQVGNFPPLWTEWNGKYRDTVRDLWRGEPRALAEFASRLTGSSDLYQDDGRRPLASVNFVTCHDGFTLHDLVSYDDKHNEANGEDNRDGESHNRSWNCGAEGETDDPAVLALRARQTRNFIATLMLSQGVPMLSHGDEFARTQRGNNNAYCQDNDLSWVRWPEDGGALPAFTRTMVRLRRDHPVFRRRRFFHGRPVQGTHHQLSDIAWFTPEGEPMTPRDWTSAQAGALTVFLNGDAISEPGPHGERITDDSFLLMFNASPGPLEFVVPAGLGSRWQVVVDTAVPEGVLPGAGTRIGAGRRLTLVDRSLTVLRRTAPDPGAGSTAPGGTAGPGGAPWEPPEPDPGGAARDRAVRR, from the coding sequence ATACAGGTCTGGCCCGGGCAGGCGTATCCGCTGGGCGCCACCTTCGACGGCGCCGGGACGAACTTCGCGGTCCATTCGGAGGCCGCCGACCGGATCGAGCTGTGCCTGCTGGCGGACGACGGCTCGGAGACCGCGGTGGAGCTGCGGGAGACCGACGCCTTTGTGCGGCACGCCTATCTGCCGGGGGTGATGCCGGGGCAGCGATACGGCTTCCGGGTGCACGGCCCCTACGCCCCCGCCCGCGGCCTGCGCTGCAACTCGGCCAAGCTGCTGCTCGACCCGTACGCCCGGGCCGTCAGCGGCACCGTGACATGGGGCGAGGAGGTGTACGGCTACCCCTTCGGCGCCCCCGACAAGCGCAACGACCTGGACTCGGCTCCCCACACCATGACCTCCGTGGTGGTCGACCCCGCCTTCGACTGGGGCGACGACCGCCGGCCGGGCACCGAGTACCACCGCACGGTGATCTACGAGGCCCATGTGAAGGGCCTGACCATGCGTCACCCGGCGCTGCCCGAGGAACTGCGCGGCAGCTATGCGGCACTGGCCCATCTGGCCATCATCGAACACCTGACCGATCTAGGGGTCACCGCCCTGGAGCTGATGCCCGTACACCAGTTCGTGAACGATCACCGTCTGGTGGACATGGGGCTGACCAACTACTGGGGCTACAACACCATCGGCTTCTTCGCCCCGCACAACGCCTACGCCTCCCGGGGCGACCGCGGACAACAGGTCACGGAGTTCAAGACGGCGGTCCGGGCCCTGCACCAGGCCGGTATCGAGGTCATCCTGGACGTCGTCTACAACCACACCGCCGAGGGCAACCACCTCGGCCCGACGCTCTCCTTCCGGGGCCTCGACAACCCCTCCTACTACCGGCTGGCGGACGACCCGCGGTACTACACGGACACCACGGGCACCGGCAACTCCCTGCTGATGCGCTCCCCGCACGTCCTCCAACTGATCATGGACTCGCTGCGCTACTGGGTCACCGAGATGCATGTGGACGGCTTCCGCTTCGACCTGGCGGCGACGCTGGCCCGGCAGTTCCACGAGGTGGACCGGCTGTCGTCGTTCTTCGACCTGGTGCAGCAGGACCCCGTGGTCTCCCAGGTGAAGCTGATCGCCGAGCCGTGGGACCTGGGCGAGGGCGGCTATCAGGTGGGCAACTTCCCGCCGCTGTGGACCGAGTGGAACGGCAAGTACCGCGACACGGTGCGGGACCTGTGGCGCGGCGAGCCGCGGGCGCTCGCCGAGTTCGCCTCCCGGCTGACCGGCTCCTCGGACCTCTACCAGGACGACGGCCGCCGCCCGCTCGCCTCCGTCAACTTCGTCACCTGCCACGACGGCTTCACCCTGCACGACCTCGTCTCCTACGACGACAAGCACAACGAGGCCAACGGCGAGGACAACCGCGACGGGGAGAGCCACAACCGGTCCTGGAACTGCGGGGCCGAGGGCGAGACCGACGACCCCGCGGTGCTGGCGCTGCGGGCCCGGCAGACACGGAACTTCATCGCCACCCTGATGCTGTCCCAGGGGGTGCCGATGCTCAGCCACGGCGACGAGTTCGCCCGCACCCAGCGGGGCAACAACAACGCCTACTGCCAGGACAACGACCTGTCCTGGGTGCGGTGGCCCGAGGACGGCGGCGCCCTGCCGGCGTTCACCCGGACGATGGTGCGGCTGCGCCGCGACCACCCGGTCTTCCGCCGGCGCCGCTTCTTCCACGGCCGCCCCGTGCAGGGCACCCACCACCAGCTCTCCGACATCGCCTGGTTCACCCCCGAGGGCGAGCCGATGACCCCCCGGGACTGGACCTCGGCACAGGCCGGCGCGCTGACCGTGTTCCTCAACGGCGACGCGATCTCCGAGCCAGGGCCACACGGGGAACGGATCACCGACGACTCCTTCCTGCTGATGTTCAACGCCTCGCCGGGGCCCCTGGAGTTCGTGGTGCCGGCCGGCCTCGGGAGCCGCTGGCAGGTGGTGGTGGACACGGCCGTCCCGGAAGGGGTGCTTCCGGGCGCCGGTACGAGGATCGGGGCGGGGAGACGGCTGACCCTGGTGGACCGCAGTCTGACGGTGCTTCGGCGCACCGCCCCGGACCCCGGTGCCGGATCCACCGCACCCGGCGGAACCGCCGGCCCGGGCGGCGCCCCCTGGGAGCCGCCGGAGCCGGACCCCGGCGGCGCGGCGCGGGACCGGGCGGTGCGCCGGTGA
- a CDS encoding DUF1697 domain-containing protein translates to MTTTYAALLRGINVGGSKKLPMAQLRTLLTELGHTGVATYLQSGNAVFTADHGDEESLAAELAEAIEKHFGFRVDVLVRDHTYLRSVREDCPFPADTLEGRQLHVTYFSGPVDPERFAEIDRAAYLPEEFRLGTRALYLYAPGGLGRSKLAEHLSKPRLNKGLTATSRNWNTVVKLAEMTADAD, encoded by the coding sequence ATGACGACGACGTACGCGGCGCTGCTGCGCGGGATCAACGTGGGCGGCAGCAAGAAGCTGCCGATGGCACAGTTGCGCACGCTGCTGACGGAGCTCGGACACACCGGGGTCGCCACCTACCTCCAGAGCGGCAACGCGGTCTTCACCGCCGACCACGGCGACGAGGAGTCCCTGGCGGCGGAACTGGCCGAGGCGATCGAGAAGCACTTCGGCTTCCGCGTCGATGTGCTGGTACGCGATCACACCTATCTGAGGTCCGTACGCGAGGACTGTCCGTTCCCGGCGGACACCCTGGAGGGCAGGCAGCTGCACGTCACCTACTTCTCGGGGCCCGTGGACCCCGAACGCTTCGCGGAGATCGACCGGGCCGCGTACCTCCCGGAGGAGTTCCGGCTCGGCACTCGCGCCCTCTACCTCTACGCCCCGGGCGGACTCGGCCGCTCCAAGCTCGCCGAACACCTCTCCAAGCCCCGCCTGAACAAGGGCCTGACCGCCACCAGCCGCAACTGGAACACGGTCGTCAAACTGGCCGAGATGACCGCGGACGCCGACTGA
- a CDS encoding MMPL family transporter, whose amino-acid sequence MGNGDLRVRGIAARAGGWSARHRWAAVGIWVVFVVVALAVGTAVGRVDVKESEQLRGETRTAAEIVKDAGIQQPAGETVLIQSEDGRTTATDPQFRAAVTAVVRAVEGTGQVTEVTSPYETKSISEDGRSALVQFAMRGDADTAGDRVEPVLDAVAGVQKEHTGLRIEEVGAASIQKTFADAYGDDFQQAELSVVPVALGILLIAFGALVAALLPVALAVTAIVATTGLMGIVSHLQPMDNTANSVMLLIGMAVGVDYCLFYLRREREERAAGRDARTALQIAAATSGHAIIVSGVTVCAAMAGMLFTGLATFEAMGLASLMVVAVAMVGSVTVLPALLSLLGTRVEKGRVPFLHPEWRRRRNERLGRSVQEGSRLWAAVLRVVLARPAVSLAVAAGVLLAVAAPALGMKTQNLTLDQEFGNKLPIVATYDRVNDAFPGGSGPASVVVRAKDINAPEVTTALADFRAQAISSGASRGPVEIKVHDAENVALVSVPLVGGSDLDRASKSLELLRDTVRPATLGKVAGVQAPITGEVAGSHDFNEQLLGSVVPVFVFVVVFAFLLMLVSFRSLTVAITSIVLNLLSVCAAYGILVIVFQHGWGASLVGAQGVGAVVTWLPLFLFVILFGLSMDYHVFVVSRIREARMRGLATKQAITHGVVTTAGVVTSAAVIMVAVFAIFGTLSMQSMKQMGVGLAAAVLIDATIIRGVLLPATMALLGERNWYLPRWLHRLPDLTHDEPPAPVVAPPAPRPGAPLGV is encoded by the coding sequence ATGGGGAACGGAGATCTGCGGGTGCGGGGCATCGCCGCCCGGGCCGGCGGCTGGAGCGCGAGACACCGCTGGGCCGCCGTCGGCATCTGGGTGGTGTTCGTGGTCGTGGCGCTGGCCGTCGGCACGGCCGTCGGGCGGGTGGACGTCAAGGAGAGCGAGCAGCTCAGGGGCGAGACCCGCACCGCCGCGGAGATCGTCAAGGACGCGGGCATCCAGCAGCCCGCAGGGGAGACCGTCCTGATCCAGTCCGAGGACGGCCGGACCACCGCCACCGACCCGCAGTTCCGGGCCGCCGTCACCGCGGTCGTCCGGGCCGTCGAGGGCACCGGCCAGGTGACAGAGGTGACCTCGCCGTACGAGACGAAGTCCATCTCGGAGGACGGGCGCAGCGCTCTGGTGCAGTTCGCCATGCGCGGTGACGCGGACACCGCGGGCGACCGTGTGGAGCCGGTGCTCGATGCCGTGGCCGGGGTGCAGAAGGAGCACACCGGGCTGAGGATCGAGGAGGTCGGCGCCGCCAGCATCCAGAAGACGTTCGCCGACGCGTACGGCGACGACTTCCAGCAGGCGGAGCTCTCGGTGGTGCCGGTGGCCCTGGGCATCCTGCTGATCGCGTTCGGCGCGCTGGTCGCGGCGCTGCTGCCGGTGGCGCTCGCCGTCACCGCGATCGTGGCGACGACCGGTCTGATGGGCATCGTCAGCCATCTTCAGCCGATGGACAACACCGCCAACTCGGTGATGCTGCTGATCGGCATGGCCGTCGGCGTCGACTACTGCCTCTTCTATCTGCGGCGCGAGCGTGAGGAGCGGGCGGCCGGCCGGGACGCCCGCACGGCGCTGCAGATCGCCGCCGCGACCAGCGGACACGCGATCATCGTCTCCGGCGTCACCGTGTGCGCCGCGATGGCGGGCATGCTGTTCACCGGACTGGCCACGTTCGAGGCGATGGGCCTGGCCTCCCTGATGGTGGTGGCGGTCGCCATGGTCGGTTCGGTGACCGTGCTGCCCGCGCTGCTGTCCCTCCTGGGGACGCGGGTCGAGAAGGGGCGCGTCCCGTTTCTGCACCCGGAGTGGCGGCGCAGGCGGAACGAGCGGCTGGGCCGTTCCGTCCAGGAGGGGAGCCGGCTGTGGGCCGCCGTCCTCAGGGTGGTGCTCGCCAGGCCCGCCGTCTCGCTGGCGGTCGCGGCCGGTGTCCTGCTGGCGGTCGCCGCGCCCGCACTGGGGATGAAGACCCAGAACCTCACCCTGGACCAGGAGTTCGGGAACAAGCTGCCCATCGTGGCCACGTACGACCGGGTCAACGACGCCTTCCCCGGCGGCTCCGGGCCGGCCTCGGTCGTCGTCAGGGCCAAGGACATCAACGCCCCCGAGGTGACGACGGCACTCGCCGACTTCCGTGCGCAGGCGATCAGTTCGGGCGCCTCGCGCGGCCCGGTCGAGATCAAGGTGCATGACGCGGAGAACGTGGCCCTGGTGTCGGTGCCGCTGGTGGGCGGCTCCGATCTGGACCGGGCGAGCAAGAGTCTGGAACTGCTGCGCGACACGGTCCGGCCCGCCACTCTCGGCAAGGTCGCCGGGGTGCAGGCGCCGATCACCGGTGAGGTGGCGGGCTCGCACGACTTCAACGAGCAGCTCCTCGGCTCGGTGGTCCCGGTCTTCGTCTTCGTCGTGGTCTTCGCCTTCCTGCTCATGCTGGTGTCCTTCCGCTCTCTGACGGTCGCGATCACCTCGATCGTGCTGAACCTGCTGTCGGTGTGCGCGGCCTACGGCATCCTGGTCATCGTCTTCCAGCACGGCTGGGGCGCGTCGCTGGTGGGCGCCCAGGGGGTGGGGGCCGTCGTCACCTGGCTGCCGCTGTTCCTCTTCGTGATCCTCTTCGGGCTCTCGATGGACTATCACGTGTTCGTGGTCTCCCGGATCCGTGAGGCGCGGATGCGGGGCCTGGCCACCAAGCAGGCGATCACCCACGGGGTGGTGACCACGGCGGGGGTCGTCACCAGCGCCGCGGTCATCATGGTCGCCGTCTTCGCGATCTTCGGCACGCTGTCCATGCAGTCCATGAAGCAGATGGGCGTGGGCCTGGCCGCGGCGGTGCTCATCGACGCGACGATCATCCGGGGCGTGCTGCTCCCGGCGACGATGGCCCTGCTCGGTGAGCGCAACTGGTATCTGCCGCGGTGGCTGCACCGGCTGCCCGACCTCACCCACGACGAGCCCCCGGCGCCGGTGGTCGCCCCGCCCGCACCGAGGCCGGGCGCACCGCTCGGGGTCTGA
- a CDS encoding SAV2148 family HEPN domain-containing protein: MGSGGLELPPGGEGREGSPADVPPGTVSLARPMDMGAIGPDLEWDTDAWREVRTRAQRAGRAYIWLNLVEQRLRTVVAAVLRPVYEPVHGDDWVVAAAGPAGQEWVQRAVAVREVSRRKGYLLDPADDNVLSFLTLPQLRELMVQHWPCFAPYVDERRDVELALDELEVTRNVVSRNRALSTAVLAQAERASARLLEILGAEGDVPSAHRLPVDAVEELVGDRYADVVAVHPDRVRLLRQFPAEDIFGGARRLDAIGIGLNLLVQNFSGRRLVRLAEAGCRVRLLFLNPASSAIKRRERELGIKKGELSRAVEMNILHMRRVRSRLRDPGAFEIQVFDETPRFTAYLVDGDGSDGIAVVQSYLRRTRGMEVPVLVLRNGSRVVTSDLTEESGLFPTYREEFEITWADSRPVS; encoded by the coding sequence GTGGGCTCGGGAGGGCTGGAGCTGCCCCCTGGTGGCGAGGGCCGCGAGGGGAGCCCTGCGGATGTCCCGCCCGGGACGGTGTCCCTGGCACGGCCGATGGACATGGGAGCCATCGGACCCGACCTGGAGTGGGACACCGACGCATGGCGCGAGGTGCGGACCCGCGCCCAGCGCGCGGGGCGGGCCTACATCTGGCTGAACCTGGTCGAACAGCGGCTGCGCACGGTGGTGGCCGCCGTGCTCCGTCCCGTCTACGAACCCGTCCACGGGGACGACTGGGTGGTCGCCGCGGCCGGGCCGGCCGGTCAGGAATGGGTGCAGCGCGCGGTCGCGGTGCGCGAGGTCAGCCGCCGCAAGGGGTATCTGCTCGACCCCGCCGACGACAATGTGCTGAGCTTTCTGACCCTGCCGCAGCTGCGTGAGCTGATGGTCCAGCACTGGCCCTGCTTCGCGCCGTACGTCGACGAGCGGCGCGACGTCGAACTCGCCCTGGACGAGCTGGAGGTGACCCGCAATGTGGTCTCCCGCAACCGGGCCCTGTCCACGGCCGTCCTCGCCCAGGCCGAGCGCGCCTCGGCCAGGCTGCTCGAGATCCTCGGCGCGGAGGGCGACGTGCCTTCCGCGCACCGGCTGCCCGTCGACGCGGTCGAGGAACTGGTGGGCGACCGGTACGCGGACGTGGTCGCCGTCCACCCGGACCGGGTGCGGCTGCTGCGGCAGTTCCCCGCCGAGGACATCTTCGGCGGCGCCCGCCGTCTCGACGCCATCGGCATCGGCCTCAATCTGCTGGTGCAGAACTTCTCCGGGCGCCGGCTGGTGCGCCTGGCCGAGGCGGGCTGCCGGGTGCGTCTGCTGTTCCTCAACCCCGCCTCCAGCGCGATCAAGCGGCGCGAGCGGGAACTGGGCATCAAGAAGGGCGAACTGAGCCGCGCGGTCGAGATGAACATCCTGCATATGCGCCGGGTGCGGTCCAGGCTGCGCGACCCTGGCGCCTTCGAGATCCAGGTCTTCGACGAGACACCGCGCTTCACCGCCTATCTGGTGGACGGGGACGGCTCCGACGGCATCGCGGTCGTGCAGTCCTATCTGCGGCGCACCCGCGGTATGGAGGTGCCGGTGCTGGTGCTGCGCAACGGCAGCCGGGTCGTCACGTCCGACCTCACGGAGGAGAGCGGGCTGTTCCCCACCTACCGCGAGGAGTTCGAGATCACCTGGGCGGATTCGCGGCCCGTGTCCTGA